Proteins encoded in a region of the Schaalia hyovaginalis genome:
- a CDS encoding Ig-like domain-containing protein, whose product MASRAGSRRRGRLLRRTPAVFVVVLSLIISVLAIIHRGVETTEVNVDDGGIWVTNASKLMVGHMNYDARLLDAAFVTESTNFDIGQAGDTVTFSDFASRSLAPVDVSSVALGAATSLPEGAIAMQGGQSVGVIDPAEGNVWLADASAPSSTAYTQETSLTTGLEAGVVATSTSGNVYALSAVAGEFFIAQRTGAVIDTHEIPVSGLSRASDLSLTVVGEHPVGLDSSTNTLILPDGSSYDLADQGISSGAVLQQPGPDSDRVLVATTTGLFAIPLDGGDAAVLGTSPKGLAGNAAPPVRHNRCAYAAWTVSGAYLRVCDDSSKDESGTVESLRSAEEIVFRTNRTRIVLNDIGNGSVWLPDDNMVLMNDWDQVAKELVENKTQEETPEITEEIADPERQEKNTPPEAVDDEFGIRPGRSTTLPVLNNDSDADGDVLTARVIEPADFGRLTRSRGGRALQITDVGEDQAGTTSFVYEATDGEAADTATVTVSVHPWSVNEGPRQVRHPVVKIGSEAQIEYNILTDWIDPDGDQIYLASAVAPAGLSVQFSEDGTISITELGAGAGTKAVEIEVSDGRDTTSGLLTVDVQEPGNIVPTANADFYVARVGEPLVLDPVTNDIDPNGDALSLVAVSVAPVTTTVVPDLGLGTITFTGTAPGSYQFTYTVTDGPSTALGVIRVDVVAAEEKATPIAEDDLAVLPAGGSTLVAPLANDTDPAGGVLVVQTIDVPESLGLQVALLDRHILRITSPAGLDDSVSFTYTVSNGQDTARAQVTVVPTRARDINAAPEANPDSVKVRVGDIGSVAVLANDRSPAGLPMTVSTTIENLTKRPELGTPFVTGNLVRLEAGDTPGIVTLAYTVRDSVGNTASSTVTFEVIADSQANSAPRPKALTAWAVTSEMTRISVPLNGIDPDGDSVTLVGIEQSPTKGTVELGTDWLEYTPSKGAIGTEVFTYIVEDRKGKQATARVRVGIAPPSTRNQDPIAVNDSITIRPARDVSVGVMVNDIDADGDTISLLEGSLVSNVTGLEARITGQTVTFTSPADEGDYSIAYRITDGKGGTATASLTIHVRTDAPLQAPVARDDVVAISELPERTGSVRVAVTDNDDDPDGVLTDLTVSTKSSLASVDGQEVIVTPTENRALIVYTITDKDGLSSSAVLFVPGINRTNPVVDETRVPLEVRADEDVTIDINDYVLVRSGRTAHIVDGASVTASVGIDPGIELVDDHSLKFHVTADYTGKSSISFEARDGLADDDSALSAVLTIPIRVKSTTNHPPTLTPTAIRVAAGDDPVSYDLSLMVDDPDDADPTSFTYSLVKSPNGVAVSLNGHLLSVQAVLGQQKGDLDPIVVSVDDGSGEVEAQIPVKVVSSTAELPRATDIEITTANAGQSMTIDLTPALFNPFKETRLRIHSVQFQVGAGTLDPDSDRYSLTITPQAGKTGSMIVTYKVADATEDPSRNVQGKIILTVRDRPAPPTEVKASVSGAGRATVSFTPGASNGADIDFYEMTDVTTGQTYRCEIAVCEASGLTNGVEHAFTVRAHNDVGYSDPSGASNRELIDAVPGKMPTPTLEEGDRQLRISWSPPENEGSAISRYTVSVVGADGVRTVEATSTSTIVSDLKNGQSYTVTVVAHNGAKEPSQSSDGVIGTPYGTPDTPTAITASVTEASADGVTATVGVSWDRGSPEDADWGETTVTVGGISTTVDKTRTSALLVGIEPGLGHEVTVQTSNAHGNKSAIGTSVVRVSTVPFAPSADALRLEPTGVKGELRVVGLSKKGGRGYSPDELRIHYTITGRGCGADGPQLDTSSMLINSGDNTPVSYSFCQVGIASTGDPSVSAIVTAQAVAPESKPEAPTLTATPVSTTSIALNWNIESASPPVSSAVLLVDGSRIPVTYANGAHTVSDLAPGRAYTFTLEISNAWGTASSTTTAVTPMDVRLAWTNTCAADVTPGVQTPEGGTPESCFTYSVAPVGWTLDAKPLVCTVISDVDNSTKKTITVSGDAGTPSGVRTLAATQEALDALWAQRPDLVTCSQE is encoded by the coding sequence ATGGCTTCTCGCGCCGGTTCGCGCCGTCGTGGCCGTCTGCTTCGGCGGACTCCGGCGGTCTTCGTCGTTGTGCTCTCGCTGATCATTTCGGTCCTGGCGATCATTCACCGAGGGGTCGAAACCACTGAAGTGAATGTGGACGACGGCGGGATCTGGGTGACCAACGCCTCGAAGCTCATGGTTGGTCACATGAATTACGACGCCCGGCTTCTCGATGCCGCCTTCGTCACGGAGTCGACGAATTTCGATATCGGCCAAGCGGGAGACACCGTCACCTTCTCGGATTTCGCATCCCGCTCTCTCGCTCCGGTAGATGTGTCGAGCGTCGCCCTGGGGGCGGCGACATCCCTACCCGAAGGCGCCATCGCCATGCAAGGAGGACAGTCCGTCGGCGTCATCGACCCCGCTGAAGGGAACGTGTGGCTCGCCGACGCCTCGGCCCCCTCCTCGACCGCCTACACGCAGGAGACATCACTGACGACAGGCCTCGAGGCCGGGGTCGTCGCAACTTCGACCAGCGGCAACGTCTATGCGCTTTCCGCCGTCGCCGGCGAATTCTTCATCGCTCAACGCACCGGAGCAGTCATCGACACCCATGAGATCCCCGTCTCGGGTCTGTCCAGGGCATCCGACCTCAGTCTGACAGTCGTCGGAGAACATCCCGTCGGCCTCGACTCTTCGACTAACACCCTCATTCTGCCCGACGGCAGTTCGTACGACCTCGCCGACCAGGGCATCTCCTCGGGCGCGGTCCTTCAACAACCCGGTCCGGATTCGGACCGGGTCCTCGTGGCGACGACGACCGGGCTCTTCGCCATTCCCCTCGATGGCGGGGATGCGGCGGTTCTCGGCACCTCCCCGAAGGGCCTTGCGGGTAACGCAGCGCCCCCGGTCCGCCACAACCGCTGTGCTTACGCCGCATGGACGGTATCGGGGGCGTATCTGCGTGTCTGCGACGACTCCTCGAAAGATGAGTCCGGCACCGTTGAGAGTCTTCGGAGCGCCGAGGAGATCGTTTTCCGCACCAATCGCACCCGTATCGTCCTCAATGATATCGGCAACGGTTCCGTCTGGCTTCCCGACGACAACATGGTGCTGATGAACGACTGGGATCAGGTGGCGAAGGAACTCGTCGAGAACAAGACGCAGGAGGAGACTCCTGAGATTACCGAGGAGATCGCCGACCCCGAGCGCCAGGAGAAGAACACTCCTCCCGAAGCCGTCGACGACGAGTTCGGCATTCGTCCAGGACGCTCGACGACTCTGCCGGTCCTCAACAACGATTCGGATGCCGACGGCGATGTCCTGACAGCAAGGGTTATCGAGCCCGCCGATTTCGGCAGACTGACGCGCTCTCGCGGCGGTCGGGCTCTGCAGATCACCGATGTGGGCGAAGACCAGGCGGGGACGACCTCCTTCGTTTATGAGGCGACGGACGGCGAGGCGGCGGACACCGCAACCGTGACGGTGTCGGTTCATCCATGGTCGGTGAATGAAGGCCCTCGACAAGTGCGTCATCCAGTCGTCAAGATCGGTTCAGAGGCGCAGATCGAGTACAACATCCTCACCGACTGGATCGACCCCGACGGCGACCAGATCTACCTCGCCAGTGCCGTGGCCCCTGCAGGCCTGTCCGTTCAATTCTCCGAGGACGGAACCATATCGATCACAGAGCTGGGCGCCGGAGCAGGAACGAAGGCTGTCGAGATCGAGGTCTCTGATGGGCGCGATACCACTAGCGGGCTCCTCACGGTCGATGTGCAGGAACCCGGCAATATCGTCCCCACCGCCAACGCCGATTTCTATGTCGCGAGGGTAGGGGAACCGCTCGTCCTCGATCCAGTCACCAATGACATCGACCCCAATGGCGATGCCCTGTCTTTGGTCGCCGTCTCCGTCGCTCCCGTGACGACCACCGTGGTCCCCGATCTCGGCCTCGGGACCATCACCTTCACGGGAACCGCGCCCGGCTCGTATCAGTTCACATACACGGTGACCGATGGTCCGTCCACCGCTCTGGGCGTCATCCGAGTCGACGTCGTAGCTGCCGAAGAGAAGGCCACCCCCATCGCCGAGGACGACTTGGCTGTGCTCCCTGCTGGAGGATCCACACTGGTCGCGCCGTTGGCCAACGACACGGATCCGGCGGGCGGCGTCCTCGTCGTCCAGACCATCGACGTCCCCGAATCCCTCGGGCTGCAGGTTGCGCTCCTCGACCGTCACATCCTTCGCATCACGTCACCTGCGGGTCTCGACGACTCCGTCTCTTTCACATATACGGTATCCAACGGTCAGGATACGGCGCGAGCCCAAGTGACCGTCGTACCGACGAGAGCCAGAGACATCAACGCCGCCCCCGAGGCCAACCCGGACAGCGTCAAAGTTCGCGTGGGAGATATCGGCTCAGTCGCAGTCCTCGCGAATGACCGCTCGCCTGCTGGCCTGCCGATGACCGTGTCTACCACCATCGAAAACCTCACGAAGAGACCCGAGCTCGGGACCCCCTTCGTCACAGGCAATCTCGTCCGTCTCGAAGCCGGCGACACTCCGGGAATCGTGACTCTCGCTTACACGGTGCGTGACTCGGTCGGGAACACGGCATCATCAACGGTCACCTTCGAAGTGATCGCGGATTCCCAGGCGAACTCCGCACCCCGCCCGAAAGCCCTCACCGCATGGGCGGTGACCTCGGAGATGACCCGGATCTCCGTCCCCCTCAACGGCATCGACCCCGATGGGGATTCGGTGACCCTCGTCGGAATCGAACAGTCGCCGACGAAAGGCACCGTCGAACTGGGAACCGACTGGCTCGAATACACGCCTTCCAAAGGCGCGATCGGGACCGAGGTCTTCACGTACATCGTCGAGGACCGTAAGGGCAAACAGGCGACGGCCCGAGTTCGTGTCGGCATAGCCCCGCCTTCGACGCGTAACCAGGATCCGATCGCCGTCAACGACTCGATCACGATCCGCCCGGCCCGTGACGTGTCCGTCGGAGTAATGGTCAACGACATCGATGCGGACGGCGATACGATCTCCCTGCTCGAGGGATCCCTGGTCTCCAACGTCACGGGACTGGAGGCTCGCATCACCGGGCAGACCGTCACCTTCACCTCTCCAGCGGACGAGGGTGACTACTCGATCGCTTACCGGATCACCGACGGGAAGGGCGGCACTGCCACAGCAAGCCTGACGATTCACGTGAGGACGGATGCTCCGTTGCAGGCTCCAGTCGCGCGCGACGACGTCGTCGCGATCTCCGAGCTTCCCGAAAGGACCGGGAGTGTTCGCGTGGCGGTGACGGACAACGATGACGATCCCGATGGGGTCCTCACCGACCTCACAGTGTCAACGAAGTCCTCCCTCGCATCCGTCGATGGGCAGGAGGTGATCGTCACTCCCACCGAGAATCGCGCGCTGATCGTCTACACGATCACCGACAAGGACGGCCTGAGCTCCTCGGCGGTCCTCTTCGTCCCCGGCATCAACCGGACGAATCCGGTCGTCGATGAGACACGAGTCCCCCTCGAGGTTCGTGCCGATGAGGACGTGACGATCGACATCAACGACTACGTCCTCGTGCGCTCCGGTCGTACGGCGCACATCGTCGACGGAGCATCGGTAACGGCTTCCGTCGGCATTGATCCGGGAATCGAACTCGTGGACGATCACTCGTTGAAATTCCATGTCACTGCCGACTACACCGGCAAGAGCTCAATCTCCTTCGAAGCCCGCGACGGCCTCGCCGATGATGACTCGGCACTCTCGGCGGTGTTGACGATCCCCATCAGAGTCAAGTCGACGACCAACCACCCGCCGACGCTGACTCCTACGGCGATCAGAGTCGCTGCGGGAGACGATCCGGTATCTTACGACCTCTCGCTGATGGTCGATGACCCGGACGACGCGGATCCGACCTCGTTCACCTACTCCCTCGTCAAGAGCCCCAACGGGGTGGCTGTCTCCCTCAACGGGCACCTGCTGTCCGTTCAGGCTGTCCTCGGACAGCAGAAGGGAGACCTCGACCCGATCGTCGTGTCCGTCGACGACGGCTCCGGTGAGGTCGAGGCTCAGATACCGGTGAAGGTCGTGTCATCAACCGCAGAGCTTCCGCGGGCGACCGACATCGAAATCACCACGGCGAACGCCGGGCAGTCGATGACCATCGACCTCACCCCCGCCCTGTTCAATCCGTTCAAGGAGACGCGACTCCGCATCCACTCGGTGCAGTTCCAAGTGGGGGCGGGCACCCTCGATCCCGACTCCGACAGGTACAGCCTGACGATCACGCCTCAGGCGGGGAAGACCGGATCGATGATCGTCACTTATAAGGTGGCCGATGCGACTGAGGATCCGTCCCGCAACGTCCAGGGCAAAATCATCCTGACGGTGCGCGATCGTCCCGCGCCCCCGACGGAGGTCAAGGCCTCCGTATCGGGGGCGGGCCGGGCAACGGTGTCCTTCACCCCCGGTGCGAGTAACGGCGCGGACATCGACTTCTACGAGATGACGGATGTGACGACAGGCCAGACCTACAGGTGCGAGATCGCGGTGTGCGAGGCGTCCGGGTTGACGAACGGTGTTGAGCATGCGTTCACCGTCCGCGCGCACAACGACGTCGGTTACTCCGATCCCTCCGGAGCATCGAACCGGGAACTCATCGACGCAGTGCCAGGCAAGATGCCGACGCCGACGCTCGAAGAGGGAGATCGTCAGCTGAGAATCTCGTGGTCCCCTCCCGAGAATGAGGGATCCGCGATATCGAGGTACACGGTGAGCGTCGTCGGGGCCGACGGCGTGAGAACCGTCGAAGCGACGAGTACGAGCACCATCGTCTCCGATCTGAAGAACGGTCAGTCTTACACCGTTACCGTTGTCGCCCATAACGGGGCGAAGGAACCGTCACAGAGTTCGGACGGCGTGATCGGAACGCCGTACGGTACTCCCGATACGCCGACGGCCATCACAGCCTCTGTCACTGAGGCCAGCGCCGACGGGGTGACTGCGACCGTCGGAGTATCGTGGGACCGTGGCAGCCCCGAAGACGCTGATTGGGGCGAGACGACGGTGACCGTCGGCGGGATTTCGACGACCGTCGATAAGACACGGACTTCGGCGCTGCTCGTCGGCATCGAACCCGGACTCGGGCATGAAGTGACGGTTCAGACCTCGAACGCTCACGGCAACAAATCCGCCATCGGCACATCGGTCGTGAGGGTCTCGACCGTTCCCTTCGCCCCGTCCGCCGACGCTCTGAGGCTCGAGCCCACCGGCGTCAAAGGCGAACTCCGGGTGGTCGGTCTGTCCAAGAAAGGCGGACGCGGGTATTCTCCGGATGAGCTTCGAATCCATTACACGATCACTGGACGCGGGTGCGGCGCCGACGGCCCGCAGCTCGACACGTCGTCAATGCTCATCAACTCCGGCGATAACACTCCCGTCTCCTACTCCTTCTGCCAGGTCGGCATCGCTTCGACGGGTGATCCGTCCGTGTCGGCGATCGTGACGGCGCAAGCCGTGGCGCCCGAGTCGAAACCCGAGGCGCCGACCCTGACGGCGACACCGGTCTCGACGACGAGCATCGCCCTCAACTGGAACATCGAGAGCGCCAGCCCGCCCGTGTCGAGCGCCGTGCTGCTGGTCGACGGATCCCGCATTCCCGTCACCTACGCGAACGGCGCGCATACGGTCTCAGACCTGGCTCCGGGGCGCGCTTACACGTTCACCTTGGAGATTTCCAACGCGTGGGGCACGGCCTCGTCGACTACGACCGCAGTCACTCCGATGGACGTCCGATTGGCATGGACGAATACCTGTGCAGCTGACGTCACTCCCGGTGTTCAAACGCCGGAAGGAGGAACTCCGGAGAGCTGCTTCACCTATTCGGTCGCTCCAGTGGGGTGGACCCTCGATGCGAAACCCCTCGTGTGCACCGTGATCTCCGACGTCGACAACTCGACGAAAAAGACCATCACCGTATCCGGCGATGCGGGAACACCCTCGGGCGTGAGGACTCTCGCGGCGACGCAAGAGGCCCTCGACGCCCTGTGGGCGCAGCGCCCCGACCTCGTGACCTGTTCTCAAGAATGA
- a CDS encoding AAA family ATPase yields MTISIDDATRFAQTFAGLVDGISAAVLDKEPTIRLALTTMFAGGHLLLEDAPGTGKTALARAMSRVIDSRTARIQFTPDLLPSDITGVNMYDQKSGDWRFHGGPIFAEIVLADEINRASPKTQSALLEVMEEAQVTVDGIRHLAPEPFMVIATQNPIEQAGTYPLPEAQLDRFLMKTSIGYPSRAAMIDVLDGAAAPDRSKLVRPLLKADQVVRLAGLAAQNHTDRAVLDYIAALAEATRQDESSTLGVSTRGAIGMARCVRVWAAAQGRNFVLPDDVKDLAIPVWAHRIVVDPDALFSGATAEGVINRALTTVPAPAVSA; encoded by the coding sequence ATGACGATCAGCATTGACGATGCCACGCGCTTCGCCCAGACCTTCGCAGGCCTCGTCGACGGCATCTCCGCAGCCGTCCTCGACAAGGAGCCGACGATCCGTCTCGCCCTGACGACGATGTTCGCGGGCGGGCATCTTCTTCTCGAAGACGCACCCGGCACGGGCAAGACCGCGCTCGCCCGCGCCATGTCGAGGGTCATTGACTCGCGGACCGCTCGCATCCAGTTCACTCCCGATCTGCTGCCCTCGGACATCACCGGCGTCAACATGTACGACCAGAAGAGCGGCGACTGGAGGTTCCACGGCGGACCGATCTTCGCTGAGATCGTCCTCGCCGATGAGATCAACCGCGCTTCGCCGAAGACTCAGTCGGCGTTGCTCGAAGTCATGGAGGAGGCTCAGGTGACGGTTGACGGAATCCGCCACCTCGCACCGGAGCCCTTCATGGTCATCGCCACCCAGAACCCGATCGAGCAGGCGGGCACCTACCCCCTGCCCGAAGCCCAGCTCGACCGCTTCCTCATGAAGACCTCGATCGGCTATCCGTCACGGGCCGCCATGATCGACGTCCTCGACGGTGCGGCTGCGCCCGACCGATCGAAACTCGTGAGACCGCTGCTCAAGGCCGATCAGGTCGTGCGTCTCGCCGGACTCGCGGCGCAGAATCACACGGATCGAGCCGTCCTCGACTACATCGCTGCTCTCGCTGAGGCGACCCGTCAGGATGAGTCCTCCACGCTGGGCGTCTCCACGCGCGGAGCCATCGGCATGGCCCGTTGCGTCCGTGTCTGGGCCGCAGCCCAGGGACGTAACTTCGTCCTTCCGGACGATGTCAAGGACCTCGCGATCCCCGTGTGGGCGCATCGTATCGTCGTCGATCCGGACGCCCTCTTCTCGGGGGCCACGGCCGAGGGCGTCATCAACCGCGCTCTGACCACCGTTCCTGCGCCGGCAGTGAGCGCCTGA
- a CDS encoding DUF58 domain-containing protein produces MTLTAPLQKARDALIRASRTPVIALGISWLKTITATGWAVIICGSLAAWIATTWGWVEAHVIATTCAAVMLSALVLVAWPIPHRIAIDLPQKRIVAGQTAVGGITVTNTRTRPIGSGVIELPIGAGSGQFLVPPLGPKARWEEIFSVVTRRRGLISIGPARSVRSDGLGLLRRVRIGDRPDVLRVHPRTVRLPFDATGFQLDVEGVTTARLSSSDVSFHALRDYEPGDDRRNVHWASTARLGRLIVRQFEETRRSHHMIIIDTAARVWPGDAFETAVSIGASLALTGLSASRTVSMSTSAGWLPTSSPVRMLDALTEIEAGDNVDVEERVRRCVEERGGASAVTIVVNPGMSDEDASRLAGVPGSDVSVLVIRVRPGASRRRRRLSRGVLLDCPSLDDLPRLIVGGKLS; encoded by the coding sequence GTGACTCTCACAGCGCCGCTCCAAAAGGCCCGCGACGCCCTCATCCGGGCATCCCGCACCCCTGTGATCGCCCTTGGCATCAGCTGGTTGAAAACGATCACGGCCACAGGGTGGGCGGTGATCATCTGCGGGAGCCTCGCCGCATGGATCGCCACGACGTGGGGGTGGGTCGAGGCGCACGTCATTGCGACGACCTGCGCTGCGGTCATGCTCTCGGCACTGGTGCTCGTCGCATGGCCTATCCCGCATCGGATCGCGATCGACCTGCCGCAGAAGCGCATCGTTGCAGGCCAAACCGCTGTCGGCGGCATCACCGTGACCAATACGCGTACCAGACCGATCGGCTCGGGAGTCATCGAGCTCCCCATCGGAGCCGGAAGCGGACAGTTCCTCGTCCCGCCACTGGGGCCGAAAGCGCGATGGGAGGAGATCTTCTCGGTCGTCACCCGTCGGCGCGGCCTCATCAGCATCGGTCCCGCAAGATCGGTCCGCTCCGATGGCCTGGGCTTACTGCGCCGCGTCCGCATAGGGGACCGCCCCGATGTCCTCAGAGTCCATCCGCGTACGGTACGGCTCCCCTTCGATGCCACGGGATTCCAGCTGGACGTCGAAGGGGTGACCACGGCGAGACTGTCTTCCTCGGATGTCTCTTTCCACGCCCTGCGTGACTATGAACCGGGCGACGACCGACGTAACGTGCACTGGGCGTCCACTGCGCGCCTCGGACGCCTGATCGTTCGGCAGTTCGAGGAAACCCGCCGTTCTCACCACATGATCATCATCGATACGGCGGCTCGCGTGTGGCCCGGAGATGCTTTCGAAACAGCGGTTTCCATCGGAGCCTCGCTCGCTCTCACCGGACTCAGCGCGTCTCGCACGGTATCGATGAGCACATCGGCTGGCTGGCTGCCGACGAGCTCACCGGTCCGCATGCTCGATGCCCTTACCGAGATCGAAGCGGGGGACAACGTTGATGTCGAGGAGCGAGTGAGGCGCTGCGTCGAAGAACGCGGCGGAGCATCGGCGGTGACGATCGTCGTCAATCCCGGGATGTCGGACGAGGACGCCTCGCGTCTGGCGGGCGTGCCCGGCTCGGACGTGTCGGTCCTCGTCATCCGCGTCCGTCCCGGTGCTTCGCGTCGGCGTCGCCGACTCTCCAGGGGGGTGCTCCTCGATTGCCCGAGCCTGGACGATCTGCCTCGCCTCATCGTGGGGGGAAAGCTGTCATGA